From one Syntrophorhabdaceae bacterium genomic stretch:
- a CDS encoding IS30 family transposase → MPYHHLTIEERYVISHLKVAGFSLREIGRRLGRHHVTISREIARNGPEYPEDVYWYDFTHPRAIEKRHKARHHRRKSQDGLRAYIEIKIRLDWSPEAIAARLKFEYPDDEGMRISHETIYRWIYSDAARGGDLYRHLRRCHRRRRRQKRYGSGRRFIPERISIDQRPPIVETRERFGDWEGDSMEGGKGTGCLATYVERKCRYLLTAKLTDKKALTMTEQSIQSFRKTPRALRRTLTVDNGKEFSRFKELENKTGLKVYFADPYAAWQRGTNENTNGLLRQYFPKGTDFRKISEKDIAIVVKKLNNRPRKCLNYRTPHEVYRQALRGAL, encoded by the coding sequence ATGCCCTACCATCATCTTACCATAGAAGAGCGTTATGTCATCAGTCATTTGAAGGTTGCCGGTTTTTCTCTCAGAGAGATCGGGCGTCGTCTCGGACGACACCATGTCACTATCAGCCGCGAGATCGCCCGAAACGGTCCTGAGTACCCTGAAGACGTATACTGGTACGATTTTACTCACCCCAGGGCAATCGAGAAACGTCATAAAGCAAGGCATCACCGAAGGAAGAGTCAAGACGGGTTGCGGGCTTATATTGAAATAAAGATCAGACTCGACTGGTCGCCGGAAGCAATTGCTGCCCGATTGAAGTTTGAGTATCCGGACGATGAAGGGATGCGCATCAGTCACGAAACCATCTATCGGTGGATCTATTCAGATGCCGCCCGGGGTGGAGATCTCTACCGTCATTTGCGGCGATGTCACAGGAGGCGCAGACGACAAAAACGGTACGGTTCCGGAAGACGCTTTATCCCGGAACGTATCTCCATAGACCAGAGGCCTCCTATCGTAGAAACCAGAGAGCGCTTCGGAGACTGGGAGGGGGACAGTATGGAGGGAGGCAAAGGTACAGGCTGTCTTGCCACATATGTTGAACGAAAATGCCGTTATCTGTTAACGGCAAAGCTTACGGACAAGAAGGCGTTGACCATGACGGAACAAAGTATTCAATCTTTCAGGAAAACTCCCCGGGCACTTCGCCGAACCCTGACCGTCGATAACGGCAAAGAGTTTTCACGCTTCAAGGAACTGGAAAACAAAACCGGACTGAAAGTCTATTTTGCCGATCCCTATGCCGCCTGGCAGCGGGGTACCAATGAAAATACCAACGGCCTTCTGAGACAGTACTTTCCGAAGGGAACTGATTTTCGGAAGATCTCGGAAAAAGACATTGCAATAGTTGTGAAAAA